One genomic region from Spirosoma sp. KCTC 42546 encodes:
- a CDS encoding DPP IV N-terminal domain-containing protein has translation MTIHSVLSRSIWLLLLLGICVVRSKAQSDSLRITVSEGTNMAAALSPDGQSIVMDMQGTIWLLSAKGGVAKALTDFRDDAHQPAWSPDGKRITYSSFRDGTFHIYSIKPDGSDLQKHTTGEFDYREPGYSPDGSKLIFSSDKGGSYNLWVLTLKTNELNQLTENGGNEYSPTYSPDGNRIAYIATRSDASGLYVWEGGKETLIWKTTATLGAPAWTKDGSSLILQAVADGATSLVVKEIKSSADLKVLSATREDVFPFRPSIAADGSIWYTADGAIKHMAADFAKTEKLAWQATFALNRKPYTRKKYLLDNPKPRPVKGIRAPVVSPDGKAVVFSALGDLYWLDIGVAVPQKLTNDAFIEADPCFSPDGRFLIFTSDRSGGINLWARDLKTGQDRQLTNGTEEINTPIFAPDGKRIAFFMLDRAAFGRSVLHTITFPTSEDQPFAIPQKVYDPLFGPGVPSWSPDGKQIAVSALDIYSSRFREGLNQFLIIPSQGGGSASEMKPDSANQTISFRGRSGPSWSPDGKWMAYVLDGVLWTLPVTPEGKQTGPAVQRTKALADNMTWTADSKTLVYMAIDSLKQMDITTGKVSIIPLTLTYQPKLPVEPTIIHAGKLFDGKTNKYRENVDIILAGSRIQAIEPHKAGRKGKLVDASKLTVMPGLWEMHTHQTILSGEKQGRIWLSHGITSIRETGADPYDALERRESWDAGIRPGPRSFFTGTLNEGYRLYYGLATSIRSEAQLRMELDRAKRLDYDLLKCYVRLPDRLQQLAADLAHQIGIPVTSHELYPAVKYNIDGVEHSSATSRRGFSMKLTSTNHIYADVLNLIAKSGMNMTPTTSLQGGFSFQTRKDTSLLSYPPYVHFYNEVYRNNLMAQQQTMRRIMPGAVENFKTLASNVKKFIDAGGRMTPGTDSPLIPYGLSLQVELQNWVEGGVTPFETLRGATLWSAEAAGVGNDLGSIEAGKIADLIAVDGDPLTKIRDSMNVRYTIKNGNVWPLAELLK, from the coding sequence ATGACGATCCATTCTGTACTAAGTCGGTCTATCTGGCTTTTACTCCTGTTAGGAATTTGCGTTGTCCGGTCGAAGGCCCAATCTGATTCCTTACGCATCACGGTTTCGGAAGGGACCAATATGGCAGCCGCGCTCTCACCCGATGGTCAGTCGATTGTGATGGACATGCAGGGAACCATCTGGCTATTGTCGGCTAAAGGTGGCGTTGCGAAAGCCTTAACGGACTTTCGTGACGATGCGCACCAACCGGCCTGGTCGCCGGACGGGAAACGGATTACCTACTCCTCCTTCCGCGACGGCACCTTCCACATTTATAGTATAAAACCCGATGGCTCCGACTTACAAAAACACACCACTGGCGAGTTTGACTATCGGGAGCCAGGTTATTCTCCTGATGGAAGTAAACTGATTTTCTCATCGGACAAGGGCGGGAGTTACAACCTGTGGGTGCTTACGCTGAAAACGAACGAACTGAACCAATTGACAGAAAATGGAGGGAACGAGTATTCCCCAACCTACTCGCCCGATGGAAATCGCATTGCGTATATTGCTACCCGGTCAGATGCTTCTGGCTTGTACGTTTGGGAAGGGGGCAAAGAGACATTGATCTGGAAAACGACCGCCACGCTTGGGGCACCGGCCTGGACAAAAGATGGTAGCTCGCTGATTTTACAGGCAGTAGCCGATGGCGCAACGTCGCTGGTGGTGAAAGAGATCAAATCCAGTGCTGACCTTAAAGTACTATCGGCAACCCGCGAAGATGTATTCCCGTTTCGGCCATCCATAGCTGCCGATGGTTCTATCTGGTATACCGCCGATGGCGCGATAAAGCATATGGCTGCCGATTTCGCTAAGACCGAAAAACTGGCCTGGCAGGCTACTTTTGCCCTGAACCGTAAGCCCTATACGCGCAAAAAATACCTGCTCGATAATCCTAAGCCCCGACCCGTTAAAGGTATCCGGGCACCGGTTGTTTCGCCAGATGGGAAAGCCGTTGTTTTCTCGGCCCTTGGTGACCTATACTGGCTGGATATTGGTGTAGCCGTTCCACAGAAGTTAACTAACGATGCGTTTATTGAGGCCGATCCTTGTTTTTCACCTGATGGTCGATTCCTGATCTTTACCTCGGATCGATCAGGGGGGATTAATTTATGGGCCAGAGATTTGAAAACGGGCCAGGACCGCCAGTTGACGAATGGAACGGAGGAAATCAATACCCCGATTTTTGCGCCCGATGGCAAACGGATTGCATTCTTCATGCTCGACCGGGCCGCTTTTGGCCGTAGCGTGTTGCACACCATCACTTTCCCAACATCAGAAGATCAACCCTTTGCCATACCTCAAAAAGTATATGATCCACTCTTTGGACCCGGTGTACCGAGCTGGTCGCCGGATGGCAAGCAGATTGCGGTCTCGGCGCTGGATATCTATTCCAGCCGGTTTCGGGAAGGGCTGAACCAGTTTCTGATCATCCCCAGTCAGGGTGGAGGGAGTGCGTCGGAAATGAAACCCGATTCGGCGAATCAGACCATCAGTTTCCGGGGACGGAGTGGCCCAAGCTGGTCGCCGGATGGCAAGTGGATGGCGTACGTGCTCGATGGCGTACTCTGGACGTTGCCCGTTACACCGGAAGGGAAGCAGACGGGGCCAGCCGTTCAACGTACGAAGGCACTGGCCGACAACATGACCTGGACCGCCGATTCGAAGACGCTGGTCTATATGGCCATTGATTCGCTCAAGCAGATGGACATAACAACGGGTAAGGTTTCGATTATTCCGTTGACGTTGACCTACCAGCCGAAATTGCCTGTAGAACCCACGATTATTCACGCGGGTAAACTCTTCGACGGTAAAACAAATAAGTACCGCGAGAACGTCGACATTATTCTGGCAGGCAGCCGAATTCAGGCTATTGAGCCACATAAAGCCGGACGCAAGGGCAAACTCGTGGATGCCTCTAAACTCACCGTTATGCCTGGCCTTTGGGAGATGCACACCCACCAGACCATTTTGTCCGGCGAAAAACAGGGGCGTATCTGGCTGAGCCACGGCATTACCAGTATTCGCGAAACGGGTGCCGATCCCTACGATGCGCTTGAACGAAGGGAGTCCTGGGATGCGGGTATCCGGCCGGGCCCACGCTCGTTTTTCACTGGAACCCTGAACGAAGGCTATCGACTGTATTATGGGCTGGCTACCAGTATCCGAAGTGAAGCCCAACTGCGCATGGAACTCGACCGGGCCAAACGACTGGACTACGATCTGCTGAAATGCTACGTCCGCTTACCCGACCGCTTGCAGCAACTTGCTGCCGATCTGGCGCATCAGATTGGGATTCCCGTCACCTCGCACGAACTGTATCCGGCCGTGAAGTACAATATCGATGGCGTTGAACATTCGTCGGCCACCAGCCGCCGGGGTTTCTCGATGAAGCTGACCTCAACGAACCATATCTATGCCGATGTGCTGAACCTGATCGCGAAGTCGGGTATGAATATGACGCCTACCACGAGCTTACAGGGCGGTTTTTCGTTCCAGACCCGAAAGGATACTAGCTTATTGAGCTACCCGCCGTACGTTCATTTTTACAATGAGGTGTACCGGAACAACCTGATGGCGCAGCAGCAAACCATGCGTCGGATCATGCCGGGGGCGGTCGAGAATTTTAAAACGCTGGCCAGCAATGTGAAGAAATTCATCGACGCGGGCGGACGCATGACACCGGGAACCGACTCACCGCTGATTCCTTACGGACTAAGCTTACAGGTAGAATTGCAGAACTGGGTAGAAGGGGGCGTAACGCCTTTCGAGACATTACGGGGCGCTACACTATGGTCCGCCGAAGCGGCTGGTGTGGGTAATGATCTGGGCAGTATTGAAGCGGGTAAAATAGCTGATTTAATTGCCGTTGATGGCGACCCGCTGACCAAAATTCGGGATTCTATGAATGTTCGCTATACAATTAAAAACGGGAACGTCTGGCCACTGGCTGAGTTGTTGAAATAG
- a CDS encoding SDR family oxidoreductase, whose amino-acid sequence MNKSLVIGGSGVLGSAVVHELQKSQINFQIGSRNPIKTDSYSTVNQASVPWTHTNLATGDGLSEALAGVDTVFHLATGQGKIGRESDEVVFTRNLLNAVKQSNVKHLIYSSIVGVDKIPYSYYQAKLNAEKLIQASQVPYTILRATQFHDFVDFVLGKLLNLPIGFVPKKLLIQPIDVVVVAQELCRLAQAGSQQTTLQLGGPKVYDAGTLAKRWMQHRKVSKPIIPIPAIGAIMKPIAAGRATCPEAAIGTKTWKAYLTERYGEF is encoded by the coding sequence ATGAATAAGAGCTTAGTCATCGGCGGATCGGGTGTATTGGGCTCGGCAGTTGTACATGAACTACAGAAAAGCCAGATCAACTTCCAGATCGGAAGCCGTAACCCCATCAAAACAGATTCGTATAGTACCGTCAATCAGGCATCTGTGCCCTGGACGCACACCAACCTGGCCACGGGAGACGGCCTCTCAGAAGCACTTGCCGGAGTCGATACGGTTTTTCATTTGGCTACAGGGCAGGGAAAAATTGGGCGTGAGTCAGACGAAGTTGTGTTTACCCGTAACCTGCTGAATGCAGTGAAGCAGTCAAACGTGAAGCACTTGATTTACAGTTCCATTGTGGGTGTCGACAAAATTCCCTACAGCTATTACCAGGCTAAACTCAACGCCGAAAAATTGATTCAGGCGAGCCAGGTGCCTTACACAATTTTACGCGCGACTCAATTCCACGATTTCGTCGACTTTGTACTGGGGAAACTACTGAACTTACCTATTGGGTTTGTCCCAAAAAAGCTATTGATTCAGCCCATTGATGTTGTAGTCGTGGCGCAGGAATTGTGTCGACTGGCTCAGGCTGGTAGCCAGCAGACTACTTTACAGTTAGGAGGACCGAAGGTGTATGATGCAGGAACACTAGCGAAACGCTGGATGCAACACCGGAAGGTTTCAAAACCAATCATCCCGATTCCTGCCATTGGGGCAATTATGAAGCCTATTGCAGCGGGTCGTGCGACCTGCCCGGAAGCGGCCATCGGCACAAAAACCTGGAAAGCGTATCTGACGGAACGGTATGGCGAGTTTTAG
- a CDS encoding serine hydrolase — MTSLSIPKLRTIPVLLLAILFCLDLGWAQPINQISADSVDAIVRTHMTNKHIQGVSIAIVRQGKVILAKGYGLANVELNVPATPQSVYAIASVSKQFLATGILMLAQEGKLKLDDDIHKYYPQAPQTWQGITLRHLLSHTSGIVREAPAFDPAKIQPDSVVVQSAFPLPLEFPIGTKWQYCNVGYFALADVISKVSGQPWATFLKQRVFSPLGMTATRTTTLSEIVPNRVDGYEWDKDHLHRAIPYRALRPSGAFLSTVLDLAKWDAALYTSNYLTEASQKQMLTPFVLKDGTPYPYGLGWRVDTFQGTQWVHHGGSLPGFRTEYARFPQKGLSIIILTNGEEASPETIAKEIATLFLRSGAGKVASGK, encoded by the coding sequence ATGACTTCGTTATCGATACCGAAACTCCGCACGATTCCGGTTTTACTTCTCGCGATTCTCTTCTGTCTGGATCTGGGATGGGCGCAACCGATCAACCAGATTTCTGCGGACAGTGTGGATGCAATTGTCCGTACCCACATGACCAATAAACACATTCAGGGTGTTTCGATCGCCATTGTCCGTCAGGGAAAGGTGATACTGGCCAAAGGGTATGGGCTGGCCAACGTCGAACTGAATGTTCCTGCGACTCCACAAAGCGTGTATGCGATTGCTTCTGTCAGCAAACAATTTCTTGCAACCGGTATTCTGATGCTGGCGCAGGAAGGTAAGCTGAAACTCGACGATGATATTCACAAATACTACCCGCAGGCTCCTCAAACCTGGCAGGGCATTACGTTACGACATTTATTGTCGCACACATCAGGAATCGTCCGGGAAGCACCCGCGTTTGACCCGGCCAAAATTCAGCCCGACTCGGTTGTGGTTCAGTCGGCGTTTCCGTTGCCTTTAGAGTTTCCGATTGGCACAAAGTGGCAATATTGTAACGTAGGTTATTTTGCGTTGGCCGATGTTATCAGTAAAGTATCAGGACAACCCTGGGCTACCTTTCTGAAACAACGGGTTTTCAGTCCATTAGGCATGACCGCCACCCGGACCACGACCCTCAGTGAAATTGTACCGAACCGGGTCGATGGCTATGAATGGGACAAAGATCATCTTCATCGGGCCATCCCTTACCGGGCATTGCGTCCCAGCGGAGCCTTTCTGTCGACGGTTCTGGATTTAGCGAAATGGGATGCTGCGTTGTACACCTCCAACTATCTGACCGAAGCCAGTCAGAAGCAGATGCTGACACCCTTTGTGCTTAAAGACGGCACGCCCTACCCCTATGGACTAGGCTGGCGGGTTGATACGTTTCAGGGCACGCAATGGGTTCACCACGGCGGCTCGTTACCCGGATTTCGGACGGAGTACGCCCGTTTCCCACAGAAGGGCCTATCCATTATTATCCTGACAAATGGCGAAGAAGCCAGTCCCGAAACCATAGCGAAGGAAATTGCTACCCTTTTTTTGCGATCGGGAGCAGGTAAAGTGGCTAGTGGGAAGTAA
- a CDS encoding LUD domain-containing protein, whose amino-acid sequence MTTRERILNSIQANQPSLLPLPEQFTFTSSFPDLTKQFSDSLAFVGGMAVVVPDHKTIEAHLKEHYPGMTSVASTCPELAHLADRGLDVADPHELASLNLTIIEGPLAVAENAAIWVDERQLPHRVVPMITQYLAIIIRQSTIVPNMHDAYKKLKVNETGFGTFISGPSKTADIEQSLVIGAHGARSLIVYVLP is encoded by the coding sequence ATGACCACCCGCGAACGCATCTTAAACAGCATTCAGGCAAATCAGCCCTCGCTCCTACCTTTACCCGAGCAGTTTACCTTTACGTCCTCGTTCCCGGATCTGACGAAGCAATTCAGTGATTCATTGGCTTTTGTTGGCGGTATGGCGGTGGTTGTACCCGATCACAAAACCATTGAAGCTCATTTGAAGGAGCATTACCCAGGTATGACCAGTGTAGCGTCAACCTGCCCTGAACTGGCGCATCTGGCCGATAGAGGTCTGGATGTTGCCGATCCACATGAGCTGGCCAGCCTGAACCTGACGATTATTGAAGGCCCGCTGGCCGTTGCCGAAAATGCTGCCATCTGGGTGGACGAACGGCAGTTGCCCCACCGAGTTGTACCAATGATTACCCAGTACTTAGCCATTATCATCCGGCAATCGACCATTGTACCAAACATGCACGATGCATATAAGAAGCTCAAAGTCAATGAGACGGGATTCGGTACGTTTATCAGTGGCCCTTCCAAAACCGCCGATATTGAGCAAAGCCTGGTAATTGGAGCCCACGGCGCCCGATCGCTGATTGTGTATGTTCTACCCTGA
- a CDS encoding sigma factor-like helix-turn-helix DNA-binding protein, whose amino-acid sequence MTSSDAISTYQPTLFSIAYRMTGEVMVSEDIVQDVFIKWMSRPLEAIQDDKAYLAKSVINASLNHLAQVKRHREAYKGVWLPEPVLADSHVSDAKLDISYGFMLLLEKLSPLERAVFVLKESFDFGYPELAQLFDTTDVNCRQLYRRANEKIAGANRRFVIDPTQQQALLDAFSKASETGNIDLLIQLLKADVAVYSDGGGKISAALKPLVGSAIVEQFLRSLTTKQRDKLLVRPTLVNGELGLVFSQKDTQLLDTVMVIESDPTGISRLYFIRNPDKLAHLH is encoded by the coding sequence TTGACTTCCTCCGACGCTATTTCTACCTACCAGCCCACGTTATTTTCGATTGCCTATCGAATGACCGGGGAAGTAATGGTTAGTGAAGATATTGTTCAGGATGTCTTCATAAAGTGGATGAGTCGGCCGTTGGAGGCTATTCAGGATGACAAAGCCTATCTGGCCAAGAGTGTCATAAACGCGTCGCTTAATCACCTGGCGCAGGTAAAACGGCATCGGGAAGCGTATAAAGGTGTTTGGCTACCAGAACCCGTTTTGGCCGACAGTCATGTTAGTGACGCCAAACTGGACATTTCGTACGGATTCATGCTCCTGCTGGAAAAACTGTCGCCCCTGGAGCGAGCCGTTTTCGTGCTCAAGGAAAGCTTCGATTTTGGGTATCCCGAATTAGCCCAGTTGTTCGATACAACGGACGTTAATTGTCGGCAACTTTACCGACGGGCGAACGAAAAAATCGCGGGAGCTAACCGCCGTTTTGTTATCGATCCAACTCAGCAACAGGCACTTCTGGATGCCTTTTCCAAAGCCAGCGAAACGGGTAATATCGACCTATTGATCCAATTACTCAAAGCAGATGTAGCCGTTTACTCGGATGGAGGTGGCAAGATTTCGGCCGCCCTCAAACCACTGGTCGGTTCAGCTATCGTTGAACAGTTTCTGCGATCACTCACCACTAAGCAACGGGATAAATTGCTTGTCCGGCCAACCCTGGTCAATGGTGAGCTGGGTTTAGTATTCAGCCAAAAGGATACCCAACTGCTTGATACGGTTATGGTTATCGAATCTGACCCGACCGGTATCAGTCGGCTTTATTTCATTCGTAACCCGGATAAATTAGCCCATCTCCATTAA